In the genome of Anabaena cylindrica PCC 7122, the window GACAAATGGGAGGAAACTTGGTTTGTTGTTCATGATTTAGTGAATTCCAACGTTCTAATGTTACCCAAGAAGCATCAGGAGAACGATCTGCACCATTTGGTAATTTAAAACCAGTAGAAGAATCAAAAGCTATCCCAGTACCATCAGCATCAGTCCAATTAAATAACTGCTGATTTACCCTACCATTACGATTTCCCGTTTCTCCCCCCGCAGGTGACATAATTATTAATTCCCCATTTGCATTTCTTTCAAATCTCAATTCGCGGTTATTTTGACATAGCTGAAAAAACTGATCATCAGTCATATCTATCACTGATTTTAAACTCACAGTTAAAGCATTCATAACCACATCCCACAATTACAAAAATTATCACATTCACATTACTCAAATCATAAACCAATCTCTCTCTTTCTCCGCGCCTCTGCGCCTCTGCGTGCAAAAAAAATCAAAATATCAAAAATAGGCAGGTATAAAACCTGCCCATCTAAACCTATTCTATACCTTCAATCCGATTTTCCACCTCCTGATACAACTCTCTTAATCGGTCTAAATTCTCCTCACTCGTCTCCCAATAACCGCGTCCATTCATTTCCAACAAAGTAGAAACAATCTTGCGGAAAGAATGAGGATTGAGATTCATCAAACGCTTTTGCATTTCCTCATCTTTGATGAAAGTTTCGTTCGTGTCCTCATAAATCCAATTATCCACAGCACCAGCAGTCGCACTCCAACCAGTAGTATTTACCAACCGTTTAGAGAGTTCCCTCACACCTTCGTAACCGTGAGACAACATCCCCTCATACCATTTGGGATTTAACAACTTCGTCCGCGCATCTAAACGCACAGTTTCTGATAAAGTTCTTACCTGTGCATTCGCTGTAGTTGTATCTGCAATGTAAGAAGATGGTTTCTTGCCATCTGCACGCAGACTTGCAACTAACTTAGTAGGATCAGAGTCGAAATAATGGGAAACATCTGTTAAACTGATTTCCGAAGAATCCAGATTTTGGAAAGTTGCATCAGCAGTCTTCAAAGTAGTTTCAAAAATCTGCCGTGACTCATCCATAACCCCAGGATTATCAGAATTGAAAGAGAAAGATTTGCGCTTCAAATACATTTCTTGCAACTCAGCTTCACTATCCCAAGTGCTATTCTCCACCGCAAGGTTAATATTAGAAGAATAAGAACCGGAAGCATTAGAGAAAACGCGAGTTGCAGCTTGACGCAGATTTATCCCCATTTCCTCAGCTTGTTTCAAAGCGTGCTTGCGGACAAAGTTCATTTCCAAAGGTTCATCAGCTTCTGCTGCCATTTTCACACCTTGATCAAGCAAGTTCATTTGGTTAATGAACAAGTCGCGGAATACACCAGAACAGTTAATGACAACATCAATTCTGGGTCTTCCTAATTCTTCTAGAGGTATCAATTCTAACTTGTTAACCCGTCCCAAAGCATCGGGAACTGGACGAACTCCCACCATCCACATAATTTGGGCTAGGGATTCACCGTAGGTTTTGATGTTATCTGTACCCCAGAGGACACAGGCGATGGTTTCTGGCCAGTTTCCTTCATTTTCGGACTTGTTCCGTTCCAACAACCTAT includes:
- a CDS encoding Uma2 family endonuclease: MNALTVSLKSVIDMTDDQFFQLCQNNRELRFERNANGELIIMSPAGGETGNRNGRVNQQLFNWTDADGTGIAFDSSTGFKLPNGADRSPDASWVTLERWNSLNHEQQTKFPPICPDFVIELLSPSDSLKTTQEKMKEYIDNGVRLGLLINRKSRQVEIYSPGKEVEVLDSPATVSGEDVLKGFVLNLGMIW